The Mesobacillus jeotgali genome window below encodes:
- a CDS encoding 5'-nucleotidase C-terminal domain-containing protein codes for MNYRNKFYRKLLSVAASAALLTSIAVPAVSANMKGMKPGKPFELTIMHTNDTHAHLDSVAKRIAAINQVREENANTLLLDAGDVFSGTLYFNEFQGLADLEFMNLAGYDAMTFGNHEFDKGTATLADFVKGAEFPFVSANVNFENDENMSMLANSEFSSEANDGEVYSGVVKEVNGEKIGIFGLTTAETVDISSPGEGVEFEDYIDEAKEAVKAFEEQGVNKIIALTHIGLNDGGGDNDLTLAEEVEGIDVIVGGHTHVKLTEPVFIEAGKEPTVIVQANEYGKFLGTLDVKFNKNGRVIEYAGELLDVKNFEDDEVTAQILNEKYKPAVDEMKNTVIGNTTVDLIGGNPAARTGETNLGNLITDGMLAKAKTINPDTVIAVQNGGGIRTSVNAGDITMAKVLEVMPFGNSLAIMQLTGAEIKEALEHSVKDAPTASGGFLQVSGLKFTYDSSLPAGQRVQSVEVKEDGVNYVSLDSNKTYAVATNTFTAKGGDGYEVFGKAYNEGRVSEPGFVDWEIFTEYVNQQENNTVSPVVEGRIVDVTN; via the coding sequence ATGAATTACCGTAATAAGTTCTACCGCAAACTTCTATCAGTGGCTGCATCTGCCGCGCTTTTAACTTCCATAGCTGTTCCTGCAGTGTCAGCGAATATGAAGGGCATGAAGCCGGGTAAGCCTTTTGAATTAACAATCATGCACACAAATGATACGCATGCGCACTTAGACTCAGTAGCAAAACGTATCGCAGCAATAAACCAGGTGCGTGAGGAAAACGCTAACACATTATTACTGGATGCCGGAGATGTTTTTTCCGGAACCTTATATTTTAACGAGTTTCAAGGATTGGCAGATTTGGAGTTCATGAATCTTGCAGGTTATGATGCCATGACATTTGGAAACCACGAATTTGATAAAGGAACCGCCACTCTGGCAGACTTTGTTAAAGGAGCGGAATTCCCATTTGTCAGCGCGAACGTCAACTTTGAAAATGACGAAAATATGAGTATGCTTGCAAATAGCGAGTTCTCTTCTGAAGCAAATGATGGAGAAGTCTACAGTGGTGTCGTAAAAGAGGTAAATGGCGAGAAAATTGGAATCTTTGGTCTTACTACTGCTGAAACAGTTGACATTTCAAGCCCTGGAGAAGGAGTCGAATTCGAAGATTACATTGACGAAGCAAAAGAAGCTGTTAAAGCCTTTGAGGAACAAGGAGTCAATAAAATCATCGCTCTTACTCATATTGGTTTGAATGATGGCGGCGGTGACAATGATCTGACATTGGCCGAGGAAGTAGAAGGAATTGATGTAATCGTAGGCGGTCACACTCATGTTAAGTTGACTGAACCAGTATTTATTGAGGCTGGCAAAGAACCTACAGTCATCGTACAGGCAAATGAGTATGGCAAATTTCTTGGTACCCTGGATGTAAAATTCAACAAAAACGGAAGAGTAATCGAATATGCGGGTGAGTTGCTGGATGTTAAAAATTTTGAAGATGATGAAGTAACAGCCCAAATTCTGAACGAGAAATATAAACCTGCAGTTGATGAGATGAAAAATACAGTAATCGGAAATACAACTGTCGATTTAATTGGCGGGAACCCTGCCGCAAGAACAGGTGAAACAAATCTTGGTAACCTGATCACCGATGGAATGCTCGCAAAAGCAAAAACAATCAATCCTGATACTGTCATTGCCGTTCAAAACGGCGGTGGTATCCGTACATCCGTAAATGCTGGAGACATTACGATGGCAAAAGTACTTGAAGTAATGCCATTCGGGAACTCATTGGCCATCATGCAGCTAACAGGTGCCGAAATCAAAGAAGCCTTGGAGCATAGCGTCAAGGATGCCCCGACAGCTTCAGGAGGTTTCCTGCAAGTTTCAGGGTTGAAATTCACGTACGACAGCTCCCTTCCAGCTGGCCAGCGTGTCCAGTCAGTTGAAGTAAAAGAAGATGGCGTTAACTACGTAAGTCTGGATTCTAACAAAACATACGCAGTTGCTACAAACACTTTCACGGCTAAAGGCGGAGACGGATACGAAGTGTTCGGGAAAGCTTACAATGAAGGCCGTGTAAGCGAACCTGGTTTCGTCGACTGGGAAATCTTCACTGAATATGTGAATCAACAAGAAAACAACACAGTAAGTCCTGTTGTTGAAGGCCGTATCGTCGATGTGACAAACTAA
- the pgaC gene encoding poly-beta-1,6-N-acetyl-D-glucosamine synthase, producing the protein MINFLVLFLFYYPLVMGIVWITGSLIYYVKKEKRDLFLEHRMEDLPFVSLLIPAYNEEQTIEETVMYASELNYPNYEVIVINDGSKDRTMAILKSLLDLYPKLRVVNVMNNKGKANALKQGVLASKGELIATIDSDAILDKDALKYIVPHFITPNNGERVGAVTGNPRIRNRTSLLAKIQLVEYASIFGLIKRTQRVLGKVMTVSGVFVVFRKKALLDAGMWDTDLITDDIGITWKLQRRFWDVRYEPKALCWMLVPETLRGIWKQRLRWTQGGIEVILRHKDIFLDWRQRRLYPVYLEQVLSVLWSITWFVSLLIMLYKFSFQQEFIMPTLWIGNYLSIICLLQFLVALYIERKYEKGILKYMLWGIWYPILYWHINALLVIRALPRGLKILKKNKNQFATWESPDRGLHL; encoded by the coding sequence TTGATCAACTTCTTGGTGCTTTTTCTGTTTTATTATCCACTTGTCATGGGAATTGTTTGGATTACGGGAAGTTTGATTTATTATGTAAAAAAAGAGAAACGGGATCTCTTCCTCGAACACAGGATGGAGGATCTCCCCTTTGTTTCCTTGCTGATTCCGGCATACAATGAGGAACAGACGATCGAGGAGACGGTAATGTACGCCTCAGAACTCAATTATCCCAATTATGAAGTAATCGTTATCAATGACGGCAGCAAAGACCGAACGATGGCTATACTCAAGTCGTTGCTGGATCTGTATCCGAAACTGCGTGTTGTCAATGTAATGAACAATAAGGGCAAAGCGAATGCGCTGAAACAGGGTGTGTTGGCTTCAAAAGGCGAATTGATTGCGACAATCGACAGTGACGCCATTCTTGACAAGGACGCCTTAAAATATATTGTTCCTCACTTCATCACACCAAACAATGGGGAAAGAGTTGGCGCGGTTACAGGCAATCCAAGGATTCGCAACCGGACCAGCCTGCTGGCAAAAATACAGCTCGTTGAATACGCGAGCATTTTCGGTCTGATAAAAAGGACGCAAAGAGTGCTTGGAAAAGTGATGACCGTTTCCGGGGTGTTTGTCGTTTTTCGTAAAAAAGCCCTCCTGGACGCAGGGATGTGGGATACTGACCTGATCACCGACGATATCGGGATCACCTGGAAGCTGCAAAGGAGATTCTGGGATGTCCGGTACGAACCAAAGGCACTTTGCTGGATGCTCGTTCCGGAAACTTTGAGGGGAATTTGGAAGCAGCGTTTGCGTTGGACCCAGGGCGGCATCGAAGTTATCCTGCGCCATAAGGATATCTTTCTGGACTGGCGACAGCGTAGGTTGTACCCCGTCTATCTCGAGCAGGTACTTAGCGTCCTCTGGTCGATCACCTGGTTCGTCTCATTGCTCATTATGCTTTACAAATTCTCTTTCCAGCAGGAATTCATCATGCCGACATTATGGATCGGAAACTATCTATCTATTATTTGCCTGCTGCAATTCCTGGTCGCCCTTTATATAGAAAGGAAGTATGAAAAAGGAATACTGAAATACATGCTCTGGGGAATCTGGTACCCAATCCTCTACTGGCACATCAATGCCCTGCTTGTCATCAGGGCACTTCCAAGAGGATTAAAAATCCTCAAGAAAAACAAAAACCAATTCGCAACATGGGAGAGCCCGGACCGCGGACTCCATCTGTAA
- the pgaD gene encoding poly-beta-1,6-N-acetyl-D-glucosamine biosynthesis protein PgaD, protein MIIHSKQSKPRKIIDLLFTFFGWLFLTLFLYNFISHFERNIDFKFLEVNLANANSILLITILVVITSAAALSWWSSYNKRRFGHLKRRNFPTLTSQTEIAEYYLVKKDDLTRIHTERYIER, encoded by the coding sequence ATGATCATACACAGCAAACAGTCGAAGCCGCGAAAAATCATAGATTTGCTCTTCACCTTTTTCGGCTGGCTATTTCTCACCTTGTTCCTGTACAACTTCATCTCTCATTTTGAACGTAACATTGATTTCAAATTTCTTGAAGTGAATTTAGCCAATGCCAACTCAATCCTGCTCATCACCATCCTTGTGGTCATCACAAGTGCTGCTGCCTTGAGCTGGTGGAGTTCATACAACAAACGCAGGTTTGGCCATCTTAAAAGAAGGAACTTCCCTACGCTGACTAGCCAAACAGAGATTGCAGAGTACTATCTGGTGAAAAAAGATGACTTAACACGAATTCATACTGAAAGATATATTGAAAGATAA
- a CDS encoding processed acidic surface protein produces MKRVISILLVIALSLGTLPFAAFAAVDSMSSEFQNYLKETGMTESQFTDYLTDVHGAALEEFETLEDLQTYLGPLVDEENLQELLIELELTEEELDALLLENGKALEQYIFVGDLYYDVTNWLFPEEQTPITDENLQTLLEEFEFNSVEELESFLNEYDDSIENYEFIEDLEFAIATYYLSDAEEELLAVMDSIGLTEEEAEKLTNHFISLMEDPNFNEEQFMASLEDISNRLLAFPEFESASELTAEQIAEFIDIWDELLNLLDTKVEYYLTKDGKSTPISFATLIKMEDINGSDLLIKIYSKSGEFLADMIVTKEMFGSDFVEETGKNLKDTKEAAKEVKEAVDKVPAKVPVKTVSGGKLPNTASDYLQNSLAGLGVLLLGALVFRKVKMRRV; encoded by the coding sequence TTGAAGAGGGTCATATCAATCTTGTTGGTTATTGCATTGTCACTGGGCACTTTGCCATTTGCTGCTTTTGCAGCTGTCGATTCGATGAGTTCAGAGTTCCAAAACTACCTTAAAGAAACCGGGATGACAGAGAGTCAGTTCACCGATTATTTAACCGATGTCCATGGGGCTGCACTTGAGGAATTTGAAACACTTGAAGATTTACAGACTTACTTAGGACCTTTAGTAGATGAAGAAAATCTGCAAGAGTTACTAATTGAGTTGGAACTTACTGAGGAAGAGTTAGACGCACTGCTTTTAGAGAACGGAAAAGCCTTAGAGCAATATATATTTGTCGGTGATCTTTACTATGATGTTACAAACTGGCTTTTCCCTGAGGAACAGACTCCGATTACGGATGAAAACCTTCAGACCCTCCTTGAAGAATTTGAATTCAACTCAGTCGAAGAGCTTGAGTCATTCTTAAATGAGTATGATGACTCCATTGAAAATTATGAATTCATCGAAGATCTTGAATTTGCCATTGCAACTTACTACCTTTCCGATGCTGAGGAAGAGCTTCTTGCAGTAATGGATTCTATAGGATTAACTGAGGAAGAAGCTGAAAAACTAACCAACCACTTCATCTCCTTAATGGAGGATCCAAATTTTAATGAAGAGCAGTTTATGGCATCATTGGAAGACATCAGCAACCGTTTGCTAGCGTTTCCCGAGTTTGAAAGTGCTTCAGAGTTAACCGCTGAGCAAATTGCTGAGTTTATAGATATTTGGGATGAGTTACTTAATCTTCTGGATACAAAGGTTGAATATTATTTAACAAAAGACGGTAAATCAACACCAATCTCGTTTGCAACCTTGATAAAAATGGAAGATATCAATGGCTCAGATTTGTTAATAAAAATTTATTCTAAGTCGGGCGAGTTTTTAGCAGACATGATTGTAACAAAAGAGATGTTTGGCTCAGACTTTGTAGAAGAAACAGGCAAGAACCTTAAGGATACAAAAGAGGCTGCAAAAGAGGTAAAGGAAGCAGTTGATAAGGTTCCTGCGAAGGTTCCTGTCAAGACTGTTAGTGGAGGCAAATTACCAAACACCGCTTCTGACTATCTTCAAAATTCACTGGCTGGACTTGGTGTACTCTTGCTTGGAGCACTCGTATTCAGGAAAGTGAAGATGAGACGTGTCTAA
- a CDS encoding class D sortase — MGIWFSGTNAYKFMKGYLLFKTGDANTIMTSTATPELKDTQKKKAELYPDRPKIGDMMGSLSIPKIDANLPIYHGTDEDELEKGVGHFAGSVLPGERDNSVLSGHRDTVFRKLGDVGKGDLLEVTTEAGTFTYKVRKVRIVDADDRTVIVPTPRPTLTVSTCYPFDYIGDAPERYILVADLIGSKE; from the coding sequence ATGGGTATTTGGTTTAGTGGGACGAATGCCTATAAGTTCATGAAAGGATATCTTCTATTTAAGACAGGAGATGCAAATACCATAATGACTTCCACAGCTACACCTGAACTAAAGGATACCCAAAAGAAAAAAGCTGAGCTATATCCCGACCGACCTAAAATAGGTGATATGATGGGCAGCCTTTCCATCCCAAAGATTGACGCTAATTTGCCAATCTACCATGGAACTGATGAGGATGAGCTGGAGAAAGGAGTGGGTCATTTTGCAGGCAGCGTGCTTCCTGGGGAAAGAGACAATTCAGTTCTTTCAGGGCATCGTGATACCGTATTCCGGAAACTTGGTGATGTAGGAAAAGGTGACTTACTTGAAGTGACAACCGAAGCTGGAACGTTTACCTACAAAGTGCGTAAGGTGCGGATTGTGGATGCAGATGACAGAACGGTCATCGTCCCGACACCAAGACCTACCCTAACTGTCAGTACCTGCTACCCCTTTGATTACATCGGTGACGCTCCAGAACGATATATTCTAGTAGCAGATTTAATAGGAAGTAAAGAGTAA
- a CDS encoding M14 family zinc carboxypeptidase has protein sequence MKNNKVLTGLSVLALCTALATPTLATNSPNGNLYNDNQVYSVNGYTDYAEMVKRLQQIEANSQGRVALEVVGQSNQGRDIFQARVGTGEKVVLIESEIHGNENTGTEALLSMLQYLGSSNSPEAQKIREKITLVTLPKMNPDASELDRRGNDMSWEEVVAAFPQLADAAGPAWNYYNNRIIQDRDYNGRPGFDVNRDFNPDLNYVPQASDFPGNSSKAGWYITPESQTVRDVYKSLQTEFGKVDVFIDLHHQGQYYVEGTDDLVTMSLSADFVPDPNTSEGAKYAQYADNYNFEFSKQLNLAAYNALQSLGENSPFSNITLYQQNLDLPGTALGSFALNGSGTVLFEVRGQSHSLGQKKKGQLVKAVETGLYGIINGVVDGSVEELDAAEYDNIPQTAYSPSL, from the coding sequence ATGAAAAATAATAAAGTACTCACAGGTTTAAGTGTTCTGGCATTGTGCACAGCTCTTGCGACACCTACACTAGCTACCAACTCACCTAACGGTAACCTTTACAATGACAATCAGGTTTATTCTGTAAATGGTTATACGGACTATGCTGAAATGGTTAAAAGACTTCAGCAAATTGAAGCGAACAGCCAGGGCCGAGTCGCTTTGGAGGTCGTTGGCCAATCAAACCAGGGGAGAGATATTTTCCAGGCTAGAGTTGGGACAGGTGAAAAGGTTGTCCTGATTGAAAGCGAGATCCACGGAAATGAAAATACCGGAACTGAGGCCTTGCTTAGCATGCTTCAATACCTCGGATCCAGCAATTCTCCTGAGGCACAAAAGATCCGTGAGAAAATCACCCTTGTCACTTTGCCAAAGATGAATCCAGATGCCTCGGAACTGGATCGACGAGGAAATGACATGTCATGGGAAGAAGTTGTCGCAGCCTTCCCTCAGCTGGCTGATGCTGCGGGACCTGCATGGAATTACTATAACAACCGCATTATCCAGGACAGAGACTATAACGGCAGACCTGGATTTGATGTGAACCGCGACTTCAATCCAGACTTGAACTATGTCCCGCAGGCATCCGACTTCCCTGGAAATTCAAGCAAGGCGGGCTGGTACATCACACCTGAGTCTCAAACTGTACGCGATGTTTACAAGTCACTGCAAACAGAGTTCGGAAAGGTAGATGTATTCATTGACCTTCATCACCAGGGCCAGTATTACGTAGAAGGAACCGATGACCTTGTCACCATGTCCCTTTCAGCTGACTTCGTTCCGGATCCAAACACTTCGGAAGGAGCCAAGTATGCCCAGTATGCGGACAACTACAATTTCGAGTTCTCCAAGCAATTGAATCTGGCAGCATACAATGCGCTGCAATCACTGGGCGAAAACTCACCTTTCAGTAACATCACCTTATACCAGCAAAACCTGGACCTTCCAGGGACAGCTCTGGGAAGCTTCGCATTGAATGGCAGCGGTACAGTCCTTTTTGAAGTTAGAGGCCAATCGCATTCATTAGGGCAAAAGAAGAAAGGCCAACTGGTTAAAGCTGTCGAAACGGGATTATACGGAATCATCAATGGTGTGGTAGATGGTTCGGTGGAGGAACTAGACGCCGCTGAATATGATAACATCCCTCAAACTGCATATTCACCAAGTCTATAA
- a CDS encoding VanZ family protein: MNFPMIFGLDKLMHFIGFLGASTLIGIFILIISGPNNVKHKLKVVWYSLVTVGIIEEYRQLLDPGRSAEFLDAVFNIAGVSMGIGIMLGLAYLVVNKYVIFSKVFRLYPMFLMMLLLGLLYLNERPFIKVDLSFQERVRSLAALIGF, encoded by the coding sequence TTGAATTTTCCAATGATATTCGGGCTGGACAAGCTAATGCATTTTATAGGTTTTTTAGGAGCATCAACATTGATAGGTATATTCATTCTTATTATTTCAGGTCCTAATAATGTCAAACACAAGCTAAAAGTCGTTTGGTATTCTCTGGTGACGGTTGGAATCATAGAGGAGTATCGACAGTTATTGGATCCTGGCAGAAGCGCAGAGTTTCTTGATGCAGTGTTTAATATTGCAGGGGTTAGTATGGGAATTGGCATTATGCTAGGACTTGCTTATTTGGTTGTTAATAAATATGTGATCTTTTCAAAAGTATTTCGTCTATACCCAATGTTCCTTATGATGCTTTTATTAGGTTTGCTCTATCTAAATGAAAGGCCATTTATAAAAGTGGATCTGTCTTTTCAGGAACGTGTCAGGAGCCTTGCCGCGCTGATTGGCTTTTAG
- a CDS encoding DUF6241 domain-containing protein — MKKILIIIGVVIGLVIGFGYGTYKILDNVENYQENNTDNEARSVAAPEENDDSPYASKQEEYQEQTKNIGGQIFELKLTDATTEREIIDIMHKMTHQKVKAEDKWGAIPMSEHTVSQVLEFLEKSNFATKKDLMDIAKKWKSGDFQTVDYDHNFFWQWQGGTVGRAYGIMSSAEEEEFIKNNF, encoded by the coding sequence TTGAAGAAAATACTGATCATTATAGGGGTTGTCATCGGTCTGGTTATTGGGTTCGGTTACGGGACATATAAAATATTAGATAACGTTGAAAATTACCAAGAGAACAATACCGATAATGAAGCTCGCTCAGTTGCAGCACCTGAAGAAAATGATGATTCACCTTATGCAAGTAAACAGGAGGAATATCAAGAGCAAACTAAAAATATCGGTGGTCAAATTTTCGAATTGAAGCTGACTGATGCCACGACTGAACGTGAGATCATCGATATCATGCACAAGATGACTCACCAGAAGGTGAAAGCTGAAGACAAATGGGGAGCTATTCCAATGTCAGAACATACTGTTTCACAAGTTCTAGAGTTTCTGGAGAAGTCAAACTTTGCCACAAAGAAAGACTTGATGGACATAGCAAAGAAATGGAAAAGCGGAGATTTTCAAACGGTAGACTATGATCACAATTTTTTCTGGCAATGGCAAGGTGGAACAGTAGGCAGAGCTTACGGCATCATGAGCTCAGCAGAAGAGGAAGAATTCATTAAGAATAATTTTTAA
- a CDS encoding IS1182 family transposase produces the protein MLKDKDMQLSIYSVLYNKIPENHKLKLLKDVVDFSFINDKLEKSYCKYYGRPAKEPELMVKLLVLQYLYNLSDEQVIEEASLNLAFMYFLGINPEDDLPHPSLLAKFRKHKLEGNLTIDEIIVEINKQGVEKGILKSSGISIDTTHSEANTFKCTAERVMKRLAKKIFKTVEEECGEVPKEINQDIPDYKEIEDHKEAKATMKSYLEETISNVEEHLESENIPKTKRLLENAKEILQDPKFIEQKGVRSIVDQDARVGHKSKTSHFFGYKTEFMITTEDRIITAVHVGNGAYVDGEKFDQLLELTKKSGMTIDEVYGDKAYFRKPILDKIKEAGAKPYIPVSEMAYKIDEDLYSYNKDSDEWFCVQGNQTVRKVHQKKKSGKQSYKYYFEREKCRVCPLRDQCVKGTRVGRILDVGINTPEFYGYSQEQKTDEFKVKYKKRACQEWKNGEMKNFHGLDRARGYGLKSMGLQAKLTALAVNLKRIAKILSSNKSVSTRFIVIYFKIPNENLHFLEAS, from the coding sequence ATGCTTAAAGACAAAGATATGCAGTTAAGCATCTACTCCGTATTATACAATAAAATCCCCGAAAATCATAAGCTGAAATTGCTTAAAGACGTGGTAGATTTTAGTTTCATCAATGACAAACTCGAAAAATCCTATTGTAAGTACTATGGCCGACCTGCAAAAGAGCCGGAGCTTATGGTTAAACTTTTAGTGCTGCAATACCTCTATAATCTATCCGATGAACAGGTAATCGAAGAAGCTTCATTAAACCTGGCTTTCATGTACTTCCTCGGTATTAATCCAGAGGACGATTTGCCCCATCCAAGTCTATTGGCTAAATTTCGCAAGCATAAATTAGAAGGCAATCTTACGATTGATGAGATCATCGTTGAAATCAATAAACAAGGTGTGGAAAAAGGAATCCTAAAATCATCTGGGATAAGCATTGATACAACCCATTCAGAGGCCAACACCTTTAAATGTACCGCAGAAAGAGTTATGAAAAGACTGGCGAAAAAGATCTTTAAGACCGTAGAGGAAGAGTGTGGCGAAGTTCCGAAGGAAATCAATCAAGATATTCCCGACTATAAAGAAATCGAAGATCATAAAGAAGCCAAAGCGACAATGAAATCCTATCTTGAAGAAACCATTTCAAATGTAGAAGAACATCTAGAATCAGAAAACATCCCAAAAACCAAGAGATTACTAGAGAATGCGAAAGAAATCTTACAGGACCCTAAATTTATTGAACAAAAAGGGGTTCGCTCTATTGTGGACCAGGACGCCAGAGTTGGTCATAAGAGTAAGACATCCCATTTCTTTGGATATAAGACTGAATTTATGATCACAACCGAAGACCGTATTATTACAGCTGTACATGTAGGGAATGGCGCCTATGTGGATGGGGAAAAGTTTGATCAGTTATTGGAGCTAACGAAAAAAAGTGGAATGACAATAGACGAAGTCTATGGGGATAAAGCCTATTTCAGAAAGCCAATATTGGACAAAATTAAGGAAGCGGGAGCCAAGCCATACATACCAGTAAGTGAAATGGCTTATAAAATTGACGAGGATTTATATAGCTATAACAAAGATTCTGATGAATGGTTTTGTGTACAGGGCAATCAAACAGTAAGGAAAGTTCACCAAAAGAAAAAAAGCGGTAAGCAATCCTACAAGTATTATTTTGAAAGGGAAAAATGCAGAGTATGTCCACTCCGGGATCAATGCGTCAAAGGAACCAGAGTAGGAAGAATATTGGACGTTGGAATCAACACCCCAGAATTCTATGGATACAGCCAGGAACAAAAGACGGATGAGTTCAAAGTAAAATATAAGAAAAGAGCTTGTCAGGAATGGAAGAACGGGGAAATGAAAAACTTCCACGGGTTAGATCGTGCCAGAGGGTACGGTCTAAAAAGCATGGGCTTACAAGCAAAATTAACCGCATTGGCGGTAAACTTAAAGAGGATAGCGAAAATCCTATCCTCTAATAAGTCTGTTTCCACACGATTTATTGTCATTTATTTCAAAATACCAAATGAAAATCTTCATTTTCTGGAAGCATCCTAG
- a CDS encoding DUF5381 family protein — MKVVNYRTSTIIGRLLICALFIVTGVALILASIYLEAPTPRKVISVTVGVLGIGFFGRMSVMLIRLLLKNNQMFRYDMENIIVKNKTIKLDSIKHIEEENDIRTEYLGIKTPAFVLIIEDGKSIYIPTYYAISKKDYPVIHKTLKGIVSDRRKR; from the coding sequence ATGAAGGTAGTAAATTATCGGACCTCGACCATTATCGGCCGTTTGTTGATTTGTGCACTCTTTATCGTTACTGGTGTGGCTCTAATTCTTGCATCTATTTATTTGGAGGCTCCTACGCCAAGGAAAGTCATCTCTGTGACAGTAGGTGTTCTCGGAATTGGCTTTTTTGGAAGGATGTCAGTGATGCTCATTCGCCTGTTATTAAAGAATAACCAAATGTTCCGTTACGATATGGAAAATATTATAGTGAAAAACAAAACAATTAAATTGGATTCTATTAAACATATTGAAGAAGAGAATGATATCCGGACCGAGTACTTAGGAATAAAAACTCCTGCATTTGTACTGATTATTGAAGACGGGAAATCTATTTACATACCAACCTACTATGCAATTTCTAAGAAAGATTATCCAGTAATTCACAAAACATTAAAAGGTATTGTAAGTGACCGGAGAAAAAGATAA
- a CDS encoding polysaccharide deacetylase family protein, with translation MKKLKGLFMALILLLIASTQYQLPASAKQTEQVEIPVLLYHVVKPDPDPNNPYQYSLEEFEKHMAYLHENGYRTLTMKQYFNILDKKAAMPKKPILLTFDDNSNDFYPYVYPVLQKYGMEATQFTVSDWVDGSWNMTSNELLTVMENGVDIQNHSVTHPALADLSREQQYTEINEATKALKDLTGRTTNTFAYPYGSYNADTISVLEELEFKGAFKVGGGLSTDQSDRYELPRIMILQNHTLEDFVRMIETGY, from the coding sequence ATGAAAAAATTAAAAGGACTGTTTATGGCTTTGATCCTATTATTAATTGCTAGTACTCAATACCAGTTGCCAGCCAGCGCTAAACAAACTGAACAGGTGGAAATTCCAGTCCTGCTCTATCATGTCGTGAAACCTGACCCGGACCCGAATAATCCTTATCAATACAGTCTTGAAGAATTCGAAAAGCATATGGCTTATCTCCATGAAAATGGTTACCGCACTTTAACAATGAAGCAATACTTCAACATTCTTGATAAGAAAGCGGCAATGCCAAAGAAGCCTATTCTCCTGACATTTGATGACAATTCGAATGACTTTTATCCTTATGTGTATCCAGTCTTGCAGAAGTATGGAATGGAAGCCACTCAATTCACGGTGTCAGATTGGGTAGATGGCAGCTGGAATATGACTTCAAACGAACTTCTGACCGTAATGGAAAACGGAGTAGACATCCAAAATCATTCAGTAACCCACCCAGCCCTTGCCGATCTAAGCAGGGAGCAGCAATACACAGAAATCAATGAAGCAACAAAAGCCCTTAAAGACCTGACAGGCAGAACAACAAATACCTTTGCCTATCCATATGGAAGCTACAATGCCGATACAATCTCCGTTTTAGAAGAATTAGAATTTAAAGGCGCATTCAAAGTAGGCGGCGGACTCAGCACAGACCAGAGTGACCGATACGAACTGCCACGGATTATGATTTTGCAGAATCATACTTTAGAAGATTTTGTGAGAATGATAGAGACAGGGTATTAG